The following DNA comes from Sphingobacteriales bacterium.
CAAACAGCAATTTCCACCAGGAAGGATTCGGGGTATAGAAGATGACGAAAATCGCAATGGTTTGAAAAACAAGTGATCCTGTCAGTGCTTTGAAAACGGGAGATCTGAGCAGGGAAATCAGGATAAAAAGTTTTCGGTTATAAGATGTTTTGGTTCTGAAAACCAGTTTTTTAACGGAAAACTCGAGAAATTTATCAGTAATCAGGAAAGAGCCAAGTGCCACAATGAGGAATTCGAACCCGCCACCACTTCGGGCTACTCCCTGTTTGTGGACATAAATAAAGGAACCGGTTGAAATGATAATAGCCGTTGCAACAAAAGCCAGAAAGATTAATGCATTATTTCTCAAAGAGTTATGTTGATTTTCCTCTCTGCCGGCATATCTGATTTTCAGTCCGGTGTGAGTTCTGAAAAATAATTCTGTCAAAAGCAGGATCAGAATGCTGACCGCAAAAACGAGCCATGAAAAAGAAAAAACACCGGAGAAGAGGGTAGAGCCTTGTAATACAAGAGATTCCCCTATGATGATGGCTGCTGCTGAATGAATAATCAGTGTCAGTATAATACCGGCCAGTATGGGATGTACCTGAAATTTTCTGATCAGAAAAAAAACGATGGTATATACCACAATGGAGGTAATTATTGCGGAAAGTAAAGATAAAAAATATGACTGGGAATAATTAAAGGATACCACAGCCATAATGCCTGAAGCCACAGCGGCTCCCTCAATGCTGATGTCGATAATTTTCAGGTAACGGTAAAGAATACCTACTCCGAGTACAAAAGGTACCCAGATAAATCCTTCGTATAAGCCAACCTGAATTAAATCGAAGATTTTCTCCAAAAGATATTATTGAATGATGGCATTTTGGGTAAGCTCCTGAGGTAAAGTCAGCTTCATATCGTCAAAAACAGCCTTTTTATTGATATAAAAATTTGGTTTGGCAATTCGTCTGACGGGTATTTCCTCAGCTTTTTTTCCTTCAATAATTTCCAGTACGGTTTGACCTGTCAATACGCCCAAATCATGATATTCAATGGCACAGCTGAAAGCAAGGCCACCTTTTTTGACCGACATATCATCGAGGCTGAAAGTCGGAATTCCCAGTGAATGACATTCCTTTGCAATGGCATTAGAGCTTAACATGGCAAATTTATCGTGCGGAAGAATGATGGCTTCCACTTTTTTAACGATAAGTGCTTTTAACACTTTCATCACATCATCAGGAGAAGTCAGCAATCCTTTTTCAGTTGTAATACCTTCTTTTTCAAGAGATTGAATGGTCTTTTCTGCAGTAATTTTTGCAGAAATATCTCCTTCACTGTATAATATTCCGGCTTTTTTCATATCCGGCCTGATTAGTTTCATGTTTCTGGCAAGTCCGTCATAGGCACTTTCTTCGGGCATTCCGGCTACAATGGCGAGTGGGGATTTTCTGGGTGGATTTATTCCCTCCCTGACAAGAATTTCAACCCCATCGGGTTCATCAACGGCAGTGGATATCACCACAGGCAAGGATTCCCGGTACTGAGGACTATAGGCAATATTGGCCAGTAATGCCCCACAGATAACCAGATAATCCGGTTTTCCAAGCAATGCTGATTTGACCACTGTTTCAAATTTAGAAGGATCGCTTTCGGCACTGTAGCTGTTGATTTCAATGTTTTTGCCGGAAAGCTGTTCCCTGATGCCATTTTCAAGCTCCGTGAACGCATCAGCCGATACCGACCTGATAATGGTTACTTTCACGGGCTTAACTTCTTCTTTTTGCTTTTTCTGACAGGATTGAATACTGAAAATACCAAGCAGTATCAATACCAGATAAAAATATCTTTTCATCATTTTCATTTTTGTGCAAATTTATTCTTTGTCGGGAAATCAGGAACGTTATGATGCCTGAATATTTCATGAAAATATCCCTGCAACATAGTTGCTTGTACCGGATTTATTTCGGGAATCCGTTTTTCCTGTCTGCAGCTGACGGATTATGCATGACGTCAGTTATTTTTTGAAGACCTGTAAAAAGGTGTCTTTGTCTATTCTTCTCATACTAACTGTTTACTACTTCAATTTCCTCCACCTCAAACGCCTGATGCAGCAAGGCTTTGAGCAATTGCTCGGTGGCTTGTTGGTTGGCTACCACTCGCTAAAGCAGGTGGTAATTCATCTCCTGTTTATTCAATTGCAATAGTAAATTGCATTGCAATGCAAAAGAGAATTGCAACATTGAATTGCAACAGGCGTCAGCCTGTTAATAATTAAAATTTCATTTCCATTAAGGCTTTAGCCTAATCTTTTTCTTTTACTTCGAATACCTCGTGTAAAAGTGCCTTTAATAATTGCTCCGTAGCAGCCTGATTAGCCAAAACAAGCTCTTTTAATTGTTTGGTTTTGGCCAATTGCTTTTCTATTTCTGCCACGATGCGTTTTTGCTCGGAGAGTGGGGGAAGGGGGAATACAATTTCATTTAAAATTTTAAGGCTCAAAAAAGGTTGTAATCCTCCTTTTGTAAGGTCTTTATAGAATTCATCCCTTTTCAAAATGAAGTAATAGAAAATATACTTGTTGTAAATCTCTGATTGGTCAAATTTCAATATAGCAGTGTTTTTGAAACTAAATTCAAAATCCACATCAATTATAGCGGGTGTCCCACAACCTGCTCCAATATTCACAACAAGTATTTCGCCTTTTTTAGGTGTCGCTTTTAAATAAAGTTCTCTATGAAATTTTTCTGATACATAATTACAGCCATCCCAATCTATTTTGTCTGATTTTACGTGGGTAGCTGCAATATAAGGGAAGCCTTCTGCAACTTTTGGTGGTGTATTATGAAAACCATCTGTGATTTTAGAACAAATCTCCCCCAACCTACACCACACCCAATTATCAGGAATGTCAAACGGTATCTCTTCGGGTTTAATGGGTGGTAATTCTTTCTTAGGGCGGGGTTTAAACCCCGCCCTATTGATTGCGGATGGATTGGGCTTTAGCCCAATTTTTTCATTTGGGTCG
Coding sequences within:
- a CDS encoding ATP-binding cassette domain-containing protein; its protein translation is MEKIFDLIQVGLYEGFIWVPFVLGVGILYRYLKIIDISIEGAAVASGIMAVVSFNYSQSYFLSLLSAIITSIVVYTIVFFLIRKFQVHPILAGIILTLIIHSAAAIIIGESLVLQGSTLFSGVFSFSWLVFAVSILILLLTELFFRTHTGLKIRYAGREENQHNSLRNNALIFLAFVATAIIISTGSFIYVHKQGVARSGGGFEFLIVALGSFLITDKFLEFSVKKLVFRTKTSYNRKLFILISLLRSPVFKALTGSLVFQTIAIFVIFYTPNPSWWKLLFALILLPGAGVLPAKAGRKLQRNFSSSEDGIRLKDICFSYQTDYINKQIFKGLNANFKRGINIIQGENGSGKTSLLKIIHSTLLPDSGEIIASESLHFPDSVFYLTQNPFDSLNQEMTVFENLCISLAEKNLYITRTNRLKYILDERLKAFNLPGLDKQDEQLMFQFARNLSGGQAQKVVLYMSVLKDPQVILADEPSSGMDTSNFQGLLQIMESFQKKGKLIIIVTHDVRLKNIPASHFELKDGHLNTC